The proteins below come from a single Azospirillum thiophilum genomic window:
- the cowN gene encoding N(2)-fixation sustaining protein CowN, with protein sequence MDSIEAPDRYVSFKGIDCEGNSRRIIERLYMHIDDPAKTNAFWERFRTKLAVADDPLKRQADGLCLLCSNIYYLADLFEEHDDEEGLAMLRRLEDECC encoded by the coding sequence GTGGACAGCATCGAGGCACCCGACCGTTACGTCTCGTTCAAGGGCATCGACTGCGAGGGCAACAGCCGCCGCATCATCGAACGGCTGTACATGCACATCGACGATCCCGCCAAGACCAACGCCTTCTGGGAGCGGTTCCGCACCAAGCTGGCGGTCGCCGACGATCCGCTGAAACGGCAGGCCGACGGGCTGTGCCTGCTCTGCTCCAACATCTACTACCTTGCCGACCTGTTCGAGGAGCATGACGACGAGGAAGGCCTGGCGATGCTGCGCCGGCTGGAGGACGAATGCTGCTGA
- a CDS encoding diguanylate cyclase domain-containing protein gives MTEIRPKILVVDDIPSNIHVLSRILRDDYDIYFATDGEKALDLVPARMPDLILLDIMMPGMDGYEVCRRIKADPATHDIPVIFISAKSEVEDETRGLEAGAIDFITKPISPPIVKARVRNHLLLKRQADLLRSLSFLDGLTGIANRRRFDEAMAREWRRCARSHLPLSLIILDVDHFKAYNDQYGHQAGDECLRVVADVLSERARRPSDLVARYGGEEFVCLLPETDGPGASRVAEDFRVGVTERRIPHGQSSVAPYLTISLGVATVIPTADSSPEQLAEMADQLLYRAKRAGRNRVQDAMVPVPVP, from the coding sequence ATGACCGAAATTCGCCCGAAAATCCTGGTGGTGGACGACATCCCGTCCAACATCCATGTGCTCAGCCGCATCCTGCGGGACGATTACGACATCTATTTCGCCACGGACGGCGAAAAGGCGCTGGACCTCGTGCCGGCGCGGATGCCCGACCTCATCCTGCTGGACATCATGATGCCGGGAATGGACGGCTACGAGGTGTGCCGCCGGATCAAGGCCGATCCCGCCACCCACGACATTCCGGTCATCTTCATCTCGGCCAAGAGCGAGGTGGAGGACGAGACCCGCGGGCTGGAGGCCGGGGCCATCGACTTCATCACCAAGCCGATCAGCCCGCCCATCGTCAAGGCCCGGGTGCGCAACCACCTGCTGCTGAAACGGCAGGCCGACCTGCTGCGCAGCCTGTCCTTCCTGGACGGTCTCACCGGCATCGCCAACCGCCGCCGCTTCGACGAGGCGATGGCGCGCGAATGGCGGCGCTGCGCCCGGTCGCACCTGCCGCTGTCGCTGATCATCCTCGATGTCGACCATTTCAAGGCCTACAACGACCAGTACGGCCATCAGGCCGGGGACGAATGCCTGCGCGTGGTGGCCGACGTTCTGTCGGAGCGGGCGCGCCGGCCGAGCGACCTCGTCGCTCGTTATGGCGGGGAGGAGTTCGTCTGCCTGTTGCCGGAGACCGACGGTCCCGGCGCCAGCCGCGTCGCCGAGGATTTCCGCGTCGGCGTCACCGAACGCCGCATCCCGCACGGCCAGTCGTCGGTTGCTCCCTACCTCACCATCAGCCTGGGCGTCGCCACCGTGATCCCGACCGCCGACAGCAGTCCCGAACAGCTGGCCGAGATGGCCGACCAGCTTCTCTACCGCGCCAAGCGGGCCGGCCGGAACCGCGTGCAGGATGCGATGGTGCCGGTGCCAGTGCCGTGA
- the lpxD gene encoding UDP-3-O-(3-hydroxymyristoyl)glucosamine N-acyltransferase: MTQSSLTQLPLTLAAIADALDARIEGDGSILIRRAVHPSEAEGPEDLALAMDKDLLALLPGSKAVAAVVAEGVEVPDGIRGRIVVPRPRYAMAGMLDLFERPVHAEPGVSPQAYVAPDAVVAPDASIAPFAYVGPRARIGAGAVVLPHVTIGADAVIGEGCLLHPGARIGERVEMGARCIIHPNAAVGNDGFSFVTPEPGSVESAKTTGRVVGTNVLIRRVNSIGTVILGDDVEIGAGATIDRGTVTATRIGSGTKIDNLVQIGHNVQVGTNCMLCGHVGIAGSTIIGDRVVLAGKVGVADHVKIGSDAVVAANSGVGMDIPPKSVWMGYPAVPRARAFEQYKGLARLKRLYADVSDLKKRLTALDGGPVKVETEPTEQQE; this comes from the coding sequence ATGACCCAATCCTCCCTGACCCAGCTTCCCCTGACCCTGGCCGCGATCGCCGACGCGCTGGATGCCCGGATCGAGGGCGACGGCTCCATCCTGATCCGCCGCGCCGTCCACCCGTCGGAGGCGGAGGGGCCGGAGGATCTGGCGCTGGCCATGGACAAGGATCTGCTGGCGCTGCTGCCCGGCAGCAAGGCGGTCGCCGCCGTGGTCGCCGAAGGGGTCGAGGTGCCCGACGGCATCCGGGGCCGCATCGTGGTGCCGCGTCCGCGCTATGCCATGGCCGGAATGCTCGACCTCTTCGAACGGCCGGTCCATGCCGAACCGGGGGTGTCGCCGCAGGCCTATGTGGCGCCCGACGCGGTGGTCGCGCCCGATGCCTCCATCGCCCCCTTCGCCTATGTCGGTCCGCGCGCCCGCATCGGCGCCGGCGCCGTCGTCCTGCCGCACGTCACCATCGGCGCCGACGCGGTGATCGGCGAGGGCTGCCTGCTGCATCCCGGCGCCCGCATCGGCGAGCGGGTCGAGATGGGCGCCCGCTGCATCATCCATCCCAACGCCGCGGTCGGCAACGACGGCTTCAGCTTCGTCACGCCCGAGCCGGGCAGCGTCGAATCGGCCAAGACCACCGGGCGCGTCGTCGGCACCAACGTGCTGATCCGCCGGGTGAACTCCATCGGCACGGTGATCCTGGGCGACGACGTGGAGATCGGGGCCGGCGCCACCATCGACCGCGGCACCGTCACCGCCACCCGGATCGGCAGCGGCACCAAGATCGACAACCTCGTCCAGATCGGCCACAACGTCCAGGTCGGCACCAACTGCATGCTGTGCGGCCATGTCGGCATCGCCGGCAGCACGATCATCGGCGACCGCGTGGTGCTGGCCGGCAAGGTCGGCGTCGCCGACCATGTCAAGATCGGCAGCGACGCCGTGGTCGCCGCCAATTCCGGCGTCGGCATGGACATCCCGCCCAAGTCGGTGTGGATGGGCTATCCCGCCGTGCCGCGCGCCCGCGCCTTCGAACAATACAAGGGCCTCGCCCGCCTGAAGCGCCTGTACGCCGACGTCTCCGACCTGAAGAAGCGCCTGACCGCCCTGGACGGCGGCCCGGTGAAGGTCGAGACGGAGCCGACGGAACAGCAGGAATAG
- a CDS encoding PQQ-dependent sugar dehydrogenase has translation MADPCSVHSKICLVRLLLAVPLLPGLPASVAGPAIVAWSAMTQSALAQSAMTGPVRADPMQTVGAEVHVRMEALPKPYATPAVANEAVPVPRPAGQPLKAPRGFTVTLFRDGLENARNLLVLPNGDVLVARQRPGVLTLLRDADGDGRAELAQSWAEGFDQPFGLAFHDGAVLVGALDGVWRLPWTPGADRAGERRRLTPDGAFGRRGGHATRSVAVAPDGRHFYVGIGSEGNIGVEPEPRATIQEFRIDGSRQRTYAAGLRNPVGLAFKPGTGDLYTVVNERDGLGDQLVPDYLTAVAPGGFYGWPYSYIGANPQPDLAGRRPDLVKAALVPGLLFQAHSAPLGLVFGDATHFPERYRMGAFVALHGSWNRARPTGYAVAFVPFDNAPFDKSRPTGTYETFVTGFRAGPDSGSDSGTGTDSGDETPRAWGRPSGLAVTADGALLIAEDFSGSVWRVAYAAAEREPEAGKP, from the coding sequence ATGGCCGACCCTTGCTCCGTGCATTCCAAGATCTGTCTGGTCCGGCTCCTTCTGGCGGTTCCCCTGCTGCCCGGCCTGCCGGCCTCCGTTGCCGGTCCGGCCATCGTGGCCTGGTCGGCCATGACCCAATCCGCCCTGGCCCAGTCCGCCATGACCGGCCCGGTGCGCGCCGACCCGATGCAGACGGTCGGCGCCGAGGTCCATGTCCGGATGGAGGCTCTGCCGAAGCCCTACGCCACCCCGGCCGTCGCCAACGAGGCGGTCCCGGTGCCCCGCCCCGCCGGCCAGCCGCTGAAGGCGCCGCGCGGCTTCACCGTCACCCTGTTCCGCGACGGGCTGGAGAACGCGCGCAACCTGCTGGTCCTGCCCAACGGCGACGTGCTGGTGGCCCGGCAGCGGCCGGGCGTCCTGACCCTGCTGCGCGACGCCGACGGCGACGGCCGGGCGGAGCTGGCGCAGAGCTGGGCGGAGGGATTCGACCAGCCCTTCGGCCTCGCCTTCCACGACGGCGCGGTGCTGGTCGGCGCCCTGGACGGGGTATGGCGGCTGCCCTGGACGCCCGGGGCGGACCGGGCGGGGGAGCGGCGGCGGCTGACGCCGGACGGCGCCTTCGGCAGGCGCGGCGGCCATGCCACGCGCTCCGTCGCCGTGGCGCCGGACGGGCGGCACTTCTATGTCGGCATCGGATCGGAGGGGAATATCGGGGTCGAGCCGGAACCGCGTGCCACCATCCAGGAATTCCGCATCGACGGCAGCCGCCAGCGCACCTACGCCGCCGGCCTGCGCAACCCGGTCGGCCTCGCCTTCAAGCCCGGCACCGGCGACCTCTATACCGTGGTGAACGAGCGCGACGGGCTGGGCGACCAGCTGGTTCCCGATTATCTGACCGCGGTGGCGCCGGGCGGCTTCTATGGCTGGCCCTATTCCTACATCGGCGCCAACCCGCAGCCCGATCTCGCCGGGCGGCGCCCGGATCTGGTCAAGGCGGCGCTGGTGCCGGGCCTGCTGTTCCAGGCGCATTCCGCCCCGCTCGGCCTCGTCTTCGGCGATGCCACGCACTTTCCGGAGCGTTACCGCATGGGCGCCTTCGTGGCGCTGCACGGGTCGTGGAACCGGGCGCGGCCGACCGGCTACGCCGTCGCCTTCGTGCCCTTCGACAACGCCCCCTTCGACAAGAGCCGCCCGACCGGCACCTATGAGACCTTCGTCACCGGCTTCCGCGCCGGCCCGGACTCCGGTTCCGACTCCGGCACCGGCACGGACTCCGGCGACGAGACGCCGCGGGCCTGGGGCCGGCCGAGCGGGCTCGCGGTGACCGCCGACGGCGCGCTGCTGATCGCGGAGGATTTCTCCGGCTCGGTCTGGCGCGTCGCCTATGCGGCGGCGGAGAGGGAACCGGAAGCGGGCAAGCCCTGA
- a CDS encoding cupin domain-containing protein, whose product MPDFTPVPIDSRRIADDEVGKPAVFGAILSGQPLEIHRNLFEGDYGRFRSGVWQCTPGVVAMTDWPYHEFCVLLAGRVVITPEGGSPREYRAGDALVLPMGFTGTWEILETVRKYYAVQARQPLMRRVKQRVKGWLRPGARNGQAADAQAGAAF is encoded by the coding sequence ATGCCCGACTTCACCCCCGTTCCTATCGACAGCCGCCGCATCGCCGACGACGAGGTGGGCAAGCCCGCGGTCTTCGGCGCCATCCTTTCCGGCCAGCCGCTGGAAATCCACCGCAACCTGTTCGAGGGCGATTACGGGCGCTTCCGTTCGGGGGTGTGGCAATGCACGCCGGGCGTCGTGGCGATGACGGACTGGCCCTATCACGAGTTCTGCGTCCTGCTGGCCGGCCGCGTCGTCATCACGCCCGAGGGCGGAAGCCCGCGCGAGTACCGGGCCGGCGACGCGCTGGTGCTGCCGATGGGCTTCACCGGCACCTGGGAGATCCTGGAGACGGTGCGCAAATACTACGCGGTCCAGGCGCGCCAGCCGCTGATGCGGCGGGTGAAGCAGCGGGTCAAGGGCTGGCTGCGGCCGGGGGCGCGGAACGGGCAGGCGGCCGATGCGCAGGCCGGCGCCGCCTTCTGA
- a CDS encoding response regulator translates to MMDRHAIDAAAPALPSTRPRLLLAAAFALIALLGAVFWGFVIWADRVETLRYAHEQAQSSARLLQEHVRRTVATADLAVGRTLDIVRHHGMPGLETSREAWIVIRDMVENLPEISALWIHGTIGEAVLTSRQFPAPQGNIADRSYFQAHREGADFHVGERITGRMTGSQSFTVSRPILLDGRFQGVVHANIDLDYYRQLYESLDLGRGSAIALYRADGKPVLRFPETEPLDGPDGRVVLLHAADASNETFEAPGPAPGDRRILSYQRVPTLPLVTFVALSEETELASWRERTIRGSILVGLAVLACAGLAYAALRSLEREVVGRRRLADTNAELDAKKRELESANEAFATANRRLNLILHSASDSICGVDREGLITFANPATSVLTGYANEELLGGNLHALIHSRRADGSHFPSLECPVTEVLLSGESRRGLEDTYWTKAGQPFLVEYNASPMLADGRVEGAVVVFHEIAERKRAEAVMQRARLAAEAASRAKSEFLANMSHEIRTPMNAILGLIHLLQQTELTGRQADYVQKVRVSAQSLLGILNDILDFSKVEAGKLELERVEFRLDDLLQTLAVIVGSAAQEKDIDVLFSVAPDVPLVLVGDPLRLQQILINLAGNAIKFTDAGEVVVSVRVRSLADAGVELDFAVRDTGVGIPPEQRERLFQAFSQGDSSTTRRFGGTGLGLAICSRLVRLMNGAMDVESEVGKGSVFRFHAEFGRHAGAVGGGGGVGPAAGGAVPPRQVPRDLTVLVVDDNVTAREVLSEIAGTFGWSVTACRDGRTAIDELERAAASGRAYDVVLMDWKMPGMDGIETARRIRDDARSGTPMIIVISGYGRERLGARFEEAGVAGFLVKPVTASTLLDAVTVAYAQAHGKAAAPQPGTLLPAAIPAGAAKGPGDRPLEGRRLLLADDNAISQQVAREILERAGAAVTVAATGRQAVACVQGADRPFDAVLLDVQMPDMDGFEATAAIRALPEGRRLPILAMTASALPADRRQCLDNGMDDHVPKPLDLPQLFATLARWIGPPPDAAPLAAPCAPDRQPVQGAPGGAAGRTVAAVLAGRSARPPGTIPGAMPDMLPGIDLADALSRLDGDTGLFRRFIAQFAASYADVAERIAAALETGDLPAAKSVAHELKSVAGNLGARRLSAAADAVQVAVQQDDPAAAEAQVPVLRSELALVLDSARRLAKDAGARPAGRPDGGGPARSPEKRQALVTRLPRFAILLQDSNFAAAEEFGMLAPLLTDWVEPSTMKGLSAAIDGLDFTKALGIVQRIARDLGLPLSTV, encoded by the coding sequence ATGATGGACAGACACGCGATTGACGCTGCGGCACCCGCCCTCCCGTCCACGCGGCCCCGGCTGCTGTTGGCTGCCGCCTTCGCCCTGATTGCGCTGCTGGGGGCCGTATTCTGGGGCTTCGTGATCTGGGCCGACCGGGTCGAGACCCTGCGTTATGCCCATGAACAGGCACAATCCTCCGCCCGCCTGCTGCAGGAGCATGTGCGGCGAACGGTCGCGACCGCCGATCTGGCCGTCGGCCGCACCCTGGATATCGTCCGCCATCATGGCATGCCGGGGCTGGAGACGAGCCGGGAGGCCTGGATCGTCATCCGCGACATGGTGGAGAACCTGCCGGAGATCTCCGCGCTGTGGATCCACGGCACCATAGGCGAGGCCGTGCTGACCAGCCGGCAGTTCCCGGCGCCACAGGGAAACATCGCCGACCGCAGCTATTTCCAGGCCCACCGGGAGGGCGCCGATTTCCATGTCGGCGAACGCATCACCGGCCGGATGACCGGGTCGCAGTCCTTCACCGTCAGCCGCCCGATCCTGCTTGATGGCCGCTTCCAAGGCGTCGTCCACGCCAACATCGATCTCGACTATTACCGGCAACTGTATGAAAGCCTGGATCTCGGCCGGGGGTCGGCGATCGCGCTCTATCGCGCCGACGGCAAGCCGGTGCTGCGCTTTCCCGAAACCGAACCGTTGGACGGTCCCGATGGGCGCGTGGTGCTGCTGCACGCGGCGGACGCCTCGAACGAGACCTTCGAGGCGCCGGGACCGGCTCCAGGCGACAGGCGCATCCTGTCCTACCAGCGGGTGCCGACCCTGCCGCTGGTCACTTTTGTCGCCCTGTCGGAAGAGACGGAGCTGGCGTCGTGGCGGGAGCGCACGATCCGCGGCAGCATCCTGGTCGGGCTGGCGGTGCTGGCCTGCGCCGGGCTGGCCTATGCCGCCCTGCGCAGCCTGGAGCGCGAGGTGGTGGGCCGCCGCCGGCTGGCCGACACCAATGCCGAGCTCGATGCCAAGAAGCGCGAGCTGGAGAGCGCGAACGAGGCCTTCGCCACCGCAAACCGCCGGCTGAACCTGATCCTGCATTCCGCCTCCGACAGCATCTGCGGCGTCGACCGCGAGGGGCTGATCACCTTCGCCAACCCGGCGACCTCCGTCCTGACCGGCTACGCCAATGAAGAGTTGCTGGGCGGCAACCTGCATGCGCTGATCCATTCCCGCCGGGCCGACGGGTCGCATTTCCCGTCGCTGGAATGCCCGGTGACCGAGGTGCTGCTGAGCGGGGAAAGCCGCCGCGGACTGGAGGACACTTATTGGACCAAGGCCGGGCAGCCCTTCCTGGTCGAATACAACGCCTCGCCCATGCTGGCCGACGGCAGGGTGGAAGGTGCGGTGGTGGTCTTCCACGAGATCGCCGAGCGCAAGCGGGCGGAGGCGGTGATGCAGCGCGCCCGTCTCGCCGCCGAGGCCGCCAGCCGGGCCAAGAGCGAATTCCTGGCCAACATGAGCCACGAGATCCGCACGCCGATGAACGCGATCCTCGGGCTGATCCATCTGTTGCAGCAGACAGAGCTGACCGGCCGGCAGGCCGACTATGTGCAGAAGGTGCGGGTGTCGGCGCAGTCGCTGCTGGGCATCCTGAACGACATCCTCGACTTCTCGAAGGTCGAGGCGGGCAAGCTGGAGCTGGAACGGGTCGAGTTCCGCCTGGACGACCTGCTGCAGACGCTTGCCGTCATCGTCGGGTCCGCCGCGCAGGAAAAGGACATCGACGTCCTGTTCTCGGTCGCGCCGGACGTTCCGCTGGTGCTGGTCGGCGACCCGCTGCGGCTGCAGCAGATCCTGATCAACCTCGCCGGCAACGCCATCAAGTTCACCGACGCCGGCGAGGTGGTGGTGTCGGTCAGGGTCCGGTCGCTCGCCGACGCCGGCGTCGAGCTGGATTTCGCCGTGCGCGACACCGGCGTCGGCATCCCGCCGGAGCAGCGCGAGCGGCTGTTCCAGGCCTTCAGCCAGGGCGACAGCTCCACCACGCGGCGCTTCGGCGGCACCGGTCTGGGGCTGGCGATCTGTTCCCGGCTGGTCCGGCTGATGAACGGTGCGATGGATGTGGAGAGCGAGGTCGGCAAGGGCAGCGTCTTCCGTTTCCATGCCGAATTCGGCCGTCATGCCGGGGCCGTGGGTGGTGGTGGGGGCGTCGGCCCGGCAGCCGGTGGGGCGGTGCCGCCGCGCCAGGTGCCGCGCGACCTGACGGTCCTGGTGGTCGACGACAACGTCACTGCGCGCGAGGTGCTGAGCGAGATCGCCGGCACCTTCGGCTGGTCGGTCACCGCCTGCCGCGACGGCCGGACCGCCATCGACGAGTTGGAGCGCGCGGCGGCCTCCGGCAGAGCCTATGACGTGGTGCTGATGGACTGGAAGATGCCGGGGATGGACGGCATCGAGACGGCACGCCGCATCCGCGACGATGCGCGGTCCGGCACCCCGATGATCATCGTCATCAGCGGCTATGGCCGCGAGCGGCTGGGTGCGCGCTTCGAGGAGGCCGGGGTCGCCGGGTTCCTGGTCAAGCCGGTGACCGCCTCCACCCTGCTCGACGCGGTCACCGTCGCCTACGCCCAAGCGCATGGAAAGGCTGCAGCCCCCCAGCCGGGCACCCTCCTGCCGGCCGCAATCCCGGCGGGAGCCGCGAAGGGACCGGGCGACCGGCCGCTGGAAGGCCGCCGGCTGCTGCTGGCCGACGACAACGCCATCAGCCAGCAGGTGGCGCGCGAGATCCTGGAGCGGGCCGGGGCTGCGGTCACCGTCGCCGCCACCGGCCGGCAGGCGGTGGCGTGCGTGCAGGGCGCCGACCGCCCCTTCGACGCCGTGCTGCTGGACGTGCAGATGCCGGATATGGACGGCTTCGAGGCGACGGCGGCGATCCGCGCGCTGCCGGAAGGGCGGCGCCTGCCGATCCTGGCGATGACCGCCAGCGCCCTGCCGGCGGACCGGCGGCAGTGCCTCGACAACGGTATGGACGACCATGTGCCCAAGCCGCTCGACCTGCCCCAGCTCTTCGCCACACTGGCCCGCTGGATCGGACCGCCGCCGGACGCTGCGCCGCTTGCCGCGCCTTGCGCGCCGGACCGGCAGCCGGTGCAGGGTGCTCCCGGGGGCGCGGCCGGCCGGACCGTGGCGGCGGTCCTCGCGGGCCGCTCTGCCCGGCCGCCCGGCACGATACCCGGCGCGATGCCCGACATGCTGCCGGGCATCGATCTGGCGGACGCGCTCAGCCGGCTGGACGGTGATACCGGGCTGTTCCGCCGCTTCATCGCTCAGTTCGCCGCCTCCTATGCCGATGTGGCCGAACGGATCGCCGCCGCGCTGGAGACCGGCGACCTGCCTGCCGCCAAATCGGTCGCGCATGAGCTGAAGAGCGTCGCCGGCAACCTCGGCGCCCGCCGCCTGTCCGCCGCAGCGGACGCGGTGCAGGTCGCGGTCCAGCAGGACGACCCCGCCGCGGCGGAGGCGCAGGTGCCGGTGCTGCGGTCCGAACTGGCCCTTGTGTTGGACAGTGCCCGCCGGCTGGCGAAGGATGCGGGGGCTAGGCCGGCGGGGAGGCCGGATGGCGGCGGCCCGGCCCGGTCGCCCGAGAAACGGCAGGCGCTGGTGACCAGGCTCCCCCGATTCGCCATATTGTTGCAAGACAGTAACTTCGCAGCGGCGGAGGAGTTCGGTATGCTTGCACCGTTGCTGACGGACTGGGTCGAGCCCTCGACGATGAAGGGGCTGTCCGCCGCCATCGACGGACTGGATTTCACCAAGGCGCTTGGCATCGTGCAGCGGATCGCACGGGATCTCGGCCTTCCCTTATCGACGGTCTGA
- a CDS encoding RNA methyltransferase, with protein MTSGQNPTRESILGGPAVILVQPQLGENIGACARAMLNCGLTDLRLVSPRDGWPNPKATAAASGADIVIDNARIFETTADAVADLEAVYATTVRTRDMIQRFVTPRVAAGEMRERYAAGQKVGVMFGPERTGLFNDDLTLAQTLVTVPLNPAFSSLNLAQAVLLIGYEWFQAGDRTPDRFLHTGPTRPATMAERANFFERLEAALDRTGFFTSEAKRPSMVRTLRNAFERMEMTEQEVRTLHGVVAALTSTRRKDGS; from the coding sequence ATGACCTCCGGCCAGAACCCCACCCGCGAGTCCATCCTCGGCGGCCCCGCCGTCATCCTGGTGCAGCCGCAGCTCGGCGAGAACATCGGCGCCTGTGCGCGGGCGATGCTGAATTGCGGGCTGACCGACCTGCGTCTGGTCAGCCCACGCGACGGCTGGCCCAACCCGAAGGCGACCGCGGCGGCATCCGGTGCCGACATCGTCATCGACAACGCCAGGATCTTCGAGACCACGGCCGACGCGGTGGCCGACCTGGAGGCGGTCTACGCCACCACGGTGCGCACCCGCGACATGATCCAGCGCTTCGTCACCCCGCGGGTCGCGGCGGGGGAGATGCGCGAGCGCTATGCCGCCGGCCAGAAGGTCGGCGTGATGTTCGGGCCGGAGCGCACCGGGCTGTTCAACGACGACCTGACCCTGGCCCAGACGCTGGTCACCGTGCCGCTGAACCCGGCCTTCTCGTCGCTCAACCTGGCGCAGGCGGTACTGCTGATCGGCTATGAATGGTTCCAGGCCGGCGACCGCACGCCCGACCGCTTCCTGCACACCGGCCCGACCCGGCCGGCGACCATGGCCGAGCGGGCGAATTTCTTCGAGCGGCTGGAGGCGGCGCTGGACCGCACCGGCTTCTTCACCAGCGAGGCGAAGCGCCCCTCGATGGTCCGCACCCTGCGCAATGCCTTCGAGCGGATGGAGATGACCGAGCAGGAGGTGCGGACCCTCCATGGCGTCGTCGCCGCGCTGACCTCGACCCGGCGGAAAGACGGGAGCTGA
- a CDS encoding OmpA family protein yields MILPVAALAQALPNPAIPMGPNPSECEIQAALLGTTDPTCPPLAMRRPAVPPPAAAAATAAGPARPGPVTVPPLPGPAAMPSPELRAAFRVEFDFNSARIRPESRAILDKVAAVMANPAAGRTRFRVVGHTDAVGGDAANLALSRRRAAGVVEYLATHHHIRRDRLEASGMGARELLLPDQPKAAANRRVEIVNLGG; encoded by the coding sequence ATGATCCTGCCGGTGGCGGCGCTTGCCCAGGCCCTGCCCAATCCCGCGATTCCGATGGGGCCGAACCCGAGCGAATGCGAAATCCAGGCGGCCTTGCTGGGGACCACCGATCCGACCTGTCCGCCGCTGGCCATGCGGCGCCCGGCCGTCCCGCCGCCCGCCGCCGCAGCAGCAACAGCAGCCGGGCCGGCACGGCCGGGGCCGGTGACCGTGCCGCCGCTGCCCGGTCCGGCGGCGATGCCGTCACCCGAACTGCGCGCCGCCTTCCGGGTCGAGTTCGACTTCAATTCCGCCCGCATCCGGCCGGAATCGCGGGCGATCCTCGACAAGGTGGCGGCGGTGATGGCGAACCCGGCGGCTGGCCGCACCCGGTTCCGCGTCGTCGGCCACACGGATGCGGTCGGCGGCGATGCGGCGAACCTCGCCTTGTCGCGGCGGCGGGCGGCGGGCGTGGTCGAGTATCTGGCGACCCACCACCACATCCGCCGCGACCGGCTGGAGGCGTCCGGCATGGGCGCCCGCGAGCTTCTGCTGCCCGACCAGCCCAAGGCGGCAGCCAACCGGCGGGTGGAGATCGTCAATCTGGGCGGCTGA
- a CDS encoding LytTR family DNA-binding domain-containing protein, which yields MEYALQNMDVGLVLLDGARRVLALNPAAVRLLGERAAGLVGACLHDLHPPSHRAKVELLLAAAGDPAAPASARSMMVALPGRVLVVKASALAPAAAAPEGEGAGHAVTALILMEAVKPAVAPPAGSPASPPAAALPAAEPLVKLPVEKGQGIVLLDPADAVYLQADGHYTTVHTADGAFFCGLPLSELEARLDPRSFVRTHRGYIVNLRHARAVERQDGRAAFVMAAPGSPRIPVSRNRADALKKRLAL from the coding sequence ATGGAATACGCGCTGCAGAACATGGATGTCGGGCTGGTGCTGCTGGACGGGGCGCGGCGGGTGCTGGCGCTCAATCCGGCGGCGGTGCGGCTGCTGGGGGAACGGGCGGCCGGTCTGGTCGGCGCCTGTCTGCACGACCTCCACCCGCCCTCGCACCGGGCCAAGGTGGAACTGCTGCTGGCGGCGGCCGGCGACCCCGCGGCCCCGGCCTCGGCACGTTCGATGATGGTGGCGCTGCCCGGCCGGGTGCTGGTGGTGAAGGCCAGCGCGCTGGCGCCGGCCGCCGCGGCACCGGAGGGGGAGGGGGCGGGACACGCGGTTACCGCGCTCATCCTGATGGAGGCGGTCAAGCCCGCCGTGGCACCGCCTGCAGGCTCGCCCGCTTCGCCGCCCGCCGCAGCGCTTCCGGCGGCCGAGCCGCTGGTGAAGCTGCCGGTGGAGAAGGGGCAGGGGATCGTGCTGCTCGACCCGGCGGACGCGGTCTATCTCCAGGCCGACGGCCACTACACCACGGTCCACACTGCCGACGGCGCCTTCTTCTGCGGCCTGCCGCTGTCGGAGCTGGAAGCCCGGCTCGACCCGCGCTCCTTCGTGCGCACCCATCGCGGCTACATCGTCAACCTGCGCCATGCCCGGGCGGTGGAGCGGCAGGACGGCCGCGCCGCCTTCGTCATGGCGGCGCCCGGTTCCCCCCGCATCCCGGTCAGCCGCAACCGCGCCGATGCGCTGAAGAAGCGGCTGGCCCTGTAG